A part of Drosophila bipectinata strain 14024-0381.07 chromosome 3L, DbipHiC1v2, whole genome shotgun sequence genomic DNA contains:
- the LOC108126154 gene encoding RNA-binding protein NOB1, with product MSETSGKIKYLIADTTAFINAVPLNEYAEQVLTVPEVVAEVRNKRQIRRLCVLPFDLQIREPRPESVKHCVEFAKKTGDYASLSGIDLKVISLTYELEADTVGTDHLRTEPVKAQTIASKEKPEELQDASNKRLVGWYMPEGEEEEEESDEDQEEEEEDDDEEAAEQSDPEDVDQVKAAIEAQIEGKTTVPSEAIQLDPEEEPSQEELDKMFEQLKCEASAEEEKELAELLVSQPKDDNLEPEEDTVPIITNQDDDVGDDGWITHSNIKKAKKALEGKVEIDVVPPVACMTTDYALQNVLKQLNLHLAALNGRIIKQLRTYILRCYACYKTTSIMTKVFCPNCGNKTLKRVAVSLDENGKQVIHINTRRPLTKKYKNQSLPRFQGGKHSRNPILFEDQPMPRQMPSRVAKTKTNALGEDYIAGISPFVLRDVDSKSAMLRSKGNLKEWARNNNFEEDRRRKNYNRLYK from the exons ATGAGCGAAACGAGCGGGAAGATAAAGTACCTCATAGCGGATACCACAGCCTTCATTAACGCTGTCCCCCTGAAC GAATATGCCGAACAAGTGCTCACCGTGCCCGAGGTGGTGGCCGAAGTGCGAAACAAACGCCAGATCCGGCGACTTTGCGTCCTCCCCTTCGACCTCCAAATACGGGAGCCAAGGCCCGAGAGCGTCAAGCACTGCGTAGAGTTTGCAAAGAAGACCGGTGACTACGCGAGTCTTTCGGGGATCGATCTGAAGGTGATTTCGCTTACCTATGAGCTGGAGGCGGACACAGTTGGCACTGACCATCTCCGCACAGAGCCCGTCAAGGCTCAGACGATTGCCTCCAAGGAGAAGCCCGAGGAGCTGCAGGATGCATCCAACAAGCGGCTGGTTGGATGGTACATGCCGGAGGGAGAGGAGGAGGAAGAAGAATCTGATGAAGACcaggaggaggaagaggaggacgacgacgaggaaGCTGCAGAGCAGTCTGACCCGGAAGACGTCGATCAAGTCAAAGCAGCTATAGAAGCACAAATCGAGGGCAAGACTACCGTCCCTAGTGAAGCAATTCAGCTGGACCCTGAGGAAGAGCCAAGCCAGGAGGAGCTGGACAAAATGTTTGAGCAGCTGAAGTGTGAAGCCAGCGCGGAGGAGGAAAAGGAACTAGCTGAACTGCTCGTTTCCCAGCCAAAGGATGATAACCTGGAACCAGAGGAGGACACTGTTCCGATAATCACCAACCAGGATGATGACGTTGGCGATGACGGCTGGATCACCCACTCCAACAtcaaaaaagccaaaaaagccCTCGAGGGAAAGGTTGAAATAGACGTTGTGCCGCCTGTAGCCTGCATGACCACAGATTACGCCCTCCAGAACGTGCTCAAGCAACTCAATCTCCACCTGGCAGCCCTGAACggtcgaatcatcaagcaactGCGCACATATATTCTCCGGTGCTACGCCTGCTACAAAACCACTAGCATTATGACAAAAGTCTTTTGTCCCAACTGTGGCAACAAGACTCTGAAGCGGGTGGCTGTCAGCCTGGACGAAAACGGCAAGCAGGTCATCCACATCAATACGCGCCGTCCCCTGACCAAAAAGTACAAGAACCAGAGCCTTCCCCGCTTCCAGGGCGGAAAGCACTCGCGCAATCCTATTTTATTCGAGGACCAACCCATGCCCCGGCAGATGCCGTCCCGAGTGGCCAAGACCAAGACAAATGCCCTCGGTGAGGACTACATAGCAGGCATCTCGCCGTTCGTGCTCCGCGACGTGGACTCTAAGTCGGCAATGCTGCGCTCCAAGGGCAATCTCAAGGAGTGGGCCAGGAACAATAACTTTGAGGAGGATCGTCGTCGCAAAAACTACAATCGTTTGTACAAATAA